One part of the Gossypium raimondii isolate GPD5lz chromosome 1, ASM2569854v1, whole genome shotgun sequence genome encodes these proteins:
- the LOC105785285 gene encoding classical arabinogalactan protein 4, whose translation MAKTFACFVLLALIVSCALGQAPSSAPTKSPPSSNPTPAPKVSPTMSPTTTPTASPPSTSTPPSSAPESSPTSSPTTSPPAPPAGSPAGSPSGSPASAVSPTNSISDTPGSSPTSPTSAAALNRVTVAGSAVAVVFAALLI comes from the coding sequence ATGGCTAAAACCTTTGCTTGCTTTGTCCTATTAGCTCTCATAGTTAGTTGCGCACTTGGTCAGGCTCCTAGCTCGGCCCCAACCAAGTCACCGCCGTCTTCTAACCCTACTCCGGCTCCCAAGGTTTCTCCAACCATGTCTCCAACCACTACACCAACCGCATCTCCGCCGTCAACATCCACTCCCCCATCTTCAGCCCCTGAATCTTCACCAACTTCCTCTCCCACCACTTCTCCCCCAGCTCCTCCCGCTGGTTCTCCCGCTGGCTCTCCCTCTGGCTCCCCCGCTAGCGCTGTTTCTCCCACAAACTCCATCAGCGATACACCAGGCAGCTCTCCCACTTCTCCTACGAGTGCAGCCGCTTTGAACAGAGTCACCGTCGCTGGATCTGCCGTTGCAGTCGTTTTTGCTGCTTTGTTGATTTAG